Proteins encoded together in one Dermacentor variabilis isolate Ectoservices chromosome 2, ASM5094787v1, whole genome shotgun sequence window:
- the LOC142570935 gene encoding gonadotropin-releasing hormone receptor-like, whose protein sequence is MTEADAFDASTEDPPPGHDAADNVTALLNNVTDAVATDEMMGPRYHKRVRIVIIITMIILSVVGNSVVCCNLLVQQRRRRVSKARVLFLNLAIADLLVACITMMSQVVWEVMGRLWIAGDAFCRFFKFLQTFALVSSTYMLVAIAIDRYIAIATPLAPSTDPWKLAALTWLTSCMPSLPNVYVFHSVEVAPGKCFCASIFYDPDTPLYHRQIYMGFVFFTVFVVPLVLLIAFHAGILWAIWKHTAINRHMGRQTTSSIPRAKVKTLKMTAVVFGAFLVTNVPYMVQEAILAFGNPGILDANLVALFGVISASNSAINPYIFLYFQRPHGDIENGGGFWRTAARMVRDSLTCRLLTRSRAGSQMSTDPEDNCPPMRQSKMSVARNGNPAATDTPPNMKSRATC, encoded by the exons ATGACTGAAGCAGACGCTTTCGACGCGTCCACTGAGGACCCACCGCCAGGCCACGATGCAGCAGACAATGTCACTGCACTCCTAAACAATGTCACCGACGCCGTGGCTACGGACGAAATGATGGGCCCTCGCTACCACAAGCGGGTCcgcatagtcatcatcatcaccatgatcATCCTGTCCGTGGTCGGCAACAGCGTCGTCTGCTGCAACCTGCTCGTGCAGCAGCGTCGCCGGCGAGTGTCCAAGGCTCGAGTGCTCTTCCTGAACCTAGCCATAGCGGACCTTCTGGTGGCCTGCATCACGATGATGTCGCAAGTGGTGTGGGAGGTGATGGGCCGGCTGTGGATCGCGGGCGACGCCTTCTGCCGCTTCTTCAAGTTTCTGCAGACGTTCGCGCTCGTCTCGTCCACCTACATGCTCGTGGCCATCGCTATAGACAGGTACATCGCCATCGCCACGCCGCTTGCGCCTAGCACGGATCCGTGGAAGCTAGCTGCCCTGACGTGGTTGACTTCGTGCATGCCGTCACTGCCGAACGTCTACGTTTTCCACAGCGTCGAAGTAGCGCCCGGCAAGTGCTTCTGCGCGTCCATCTTCTACGACCCTGACACGCCGCTCTACCACCGCCAGATATACATGGGCTTTGTGTTCTTCACGGTGTTCGTCGTGCCACTGGTGCTCCTGATTGCGTTCCATGCTGGAATCCTGTGGGCCATTTGGAAGCACACTGCGATCAACCGGCACATGGGCCGGCAAACCACTTCCTCGATACCTCGAGCTAAG GTGAAGACGTTGAAAATGACGGCCGTGGTGTTCGGCGCCTTCCTGGTGACGAACGTGCCGTACATGGTGCAGGAGGCGATCCTGGCCTTCGGGAACCCGGGCATCCTGGACGCCAACCTGGTAGCTCTCTTCGGCGTGATATCGGCTTCCAACAGTGCCATCAACCCGTACATCTTCCTTTATTTCCAGCGGCCACACGGAGACATTGAGAACGGCGGTGGTTTTTGGCGGACCGCGGCTCGCATGGTCCGCGACTCGCTCACGTGTCGCCTGCTAACGCGGTCGCGCGCGGGCTCTCAGATGTCCACCGATCCGGAGGACAATTGTCCCCCGATGCGCCAGTCGAAGATGTCCGTGGCGAGAAACGGCAACCCGGCGGCTACAGACACTCCGCCGAACATGAAGAGCCGCGCCACGTGCTGA